Within the Oncorhynchus kisutch isolate 150728-3 linkage group LG13, Okis_V2, whole genome shotgun sequence genome, the region CTTGGTGTTGGTAAAGCCATCGAAGAGGAGCTCAGGGAAATTGCTTCTGAGCCAGATGATAAGCATTTGTACTATGCTGAAGATTTTAGCAACATGGGAGAAATTACAGACAAATTGAAGTCACGGATATGTAAAGGTACCCAATAAATAAAACACACTCTAAAATAACTTTCTTATTAAAGATCCATCACAGCTACACATTATTCATTATTTCTCACACTTTTGTGCACAGTGCACAAATCCTCTCATCTTGAATAAATTTTGAATTCtataaatacaaatactgaaTCAAAAATGACCCAAAACCCATCTAAAGTTTTAAAACGAATCAGATTGTTTATGAAGGTGGTGCTTAGACTTCCATATCATGATTTATACTTAAGCAATACGGTCTGGGGGGGTGTGGTacatggctaatataccacggctaagggctgttcttatgcacggcgcaacgcagagtgcctgtgTACAGCCCtaggccgtggtatattggcaaaaaaacataaacccccgaggtgccttattgctattatcacacggctgtcagccaatcagtattcagggctcgtaccacccagtttataatgtgtgTTAGATCGATTTTCTCTCATGCACTGCATTTCAGGAAATATTTATTGAGGAGCGGGTAAGGACTTTATGTTCAGGGGGAAAATGCTGTACATCTCTGCCACCTGCAGGTGTTTTTATGAAGTACAACAGAAACCGTACCATTGGAGGCCTatcattgtacagtatattgtgAGGCTCTGGGAATGAATAATTGTATTGCACTTGATCTGTGTCAGTCTGTTCCTAAAAGACAATAcatactgtgtctgtctgtgaacagAGAAACCCTCCCCTCAAGATATGTGTAAGTGTGAGAACGTGATGCTCTTCCAGAGGCAGGTCAACGAACAGCTTAGGAGACTGACCCAGAATAATATCCTTTACAGCCCTGTTGTGGTGTACATACTTTAGATAAGATCTTTAATATTGCCATGACATTGAATGCTttccaaatggtacccttttACCTgtatagtgtgctacttttgactagaggcctatcagccctggtcaaacgtagttcactataaaggaaataggctgccatttaggatgcacagAGTATCTTTAAAAATGTGTTTAGTTTAAAATCAATAACTTCCTTAATGTGTAAATACTTGAGGTTGTGTCAGAAAGGATGGAGACCCTTGAGAATCAGCTTGAACCCAAATGAAGGATAAAGACATTGTTTTCATCTGTTCGTCCTCAACTGGCCTGCGGTGCAAGAGCATTACTAAACTTCAAGGGATAACTTTAAGCTATTTCAACAAGCTACACTGAAATATTTTCTACAGTAACTGCTATTTATATTCTGAACAAAACTATGCATTTATGCATGTGGCTGTGGACTGGAGTAAGTGAAGCCAAAAATACTGTATATCTTTGCTACATGCAGGTATGTTTATTTTTAAAAGTAAAATGTTATTTGGCAGATAACTGCAATTTATAGATACAAATATAACTCGTATAAGATACAGTACATTTTATAATGACAAATCAAAGTAAAATGACTTGTATTTCAAGCTAAATACTTTATTGCTGTTGTGAATAAAATCCCTGTTGATCTTGCTTGTATTGTACTTTGTGGAACACACAAATGTGTCACAACGTTTTCAAAGATCGGAAGATCAAATCATCTGTTAGATTAGGATTGAACCCAACAAggtttttgtataaaacattagaAACAAACAGTGGTCTTAATGCTGCAATTTTCAACAGCACCCCCAAGACTGAGCCAAACaatagcacacacacagagatagtgAGAAGAGGATTCTCTATCCAGCCCACTACAGTTGGGAGTTCTCTTTCTCCAGTTAATAGACTAGGTCATACAGACCTATCTATAAATTCATCAAGGGACCTCAATACCACACAACTCTCTACCAACTACAGTAGATGCCCCACTACTTTATCCGTCTCTGATAACTATTTGCAGGCCAGAGGAAGAATTCTCCATCTGTCCTGCTGTTCCAATAAATGTACAATGCCGATGGTGTGTTCTTTTTCAACCAGGGTAGGAGATTCATGTGAATTCTGAATAATCTAACAATGAAACGTTCTGTGTTTTTCCTGCTGCATAGATCTAGGCTAGAGTCAGTCGCTCCTTTTCCCCTCCCTGATAGATCAAGCTTCACTATGGTGTGAACCTGAGTGGCAGGTCTCTGGTCCCTGGATAACACACCACCAggggtacgtcccaaatggcaccctattccctacatagtgggccctggtcaaaggtagtgcactaaatagggagccattttggatgcagcccGCCAGGCCTTTTGTCTTCCTCTCCCGTCCCTTTACAACCGTCATGTGTTTCCTGGACAAACACCAGGCTTTGGTGTTGCTTACAGATACACTGTGATCAGAATATCAAACCAGGGTGTGAGATGAATTCAGAGAGGGTTGGAACCTGTCTGTTGAAGTAGGTAGGCTACACTGCACCAAGTGGACCTGTGCAGGGCAGGAGCAGCGGGTGCATGGTATTAGCAAGTGGTgaggtacactacatgacaaagtatgtggacacctgctcatcaaaaatcatggacattaatatggagttggtcccccctttgctgctataacagcctccactcttctgggaagggtttcactagatgttggaacattgctgcgggacttgcttccattcagccacaagagcattagtgaggttgggcgaaTAGCCCTGGCAGCattccaattcctcccaaaggtgtttgatggagttgaggtcagggctctgtgcaggccagtcaagttattccacactgatcgacaaaccatttctgtatggacttcgccttgtacacgggggcattgtcatgctgaaacaggaaatggtctTCCCCAAACTGATCGAAGGCTTGTGTGCCGCTGCTCAGCCAgggaaacccatttaatgaagctcccaaCTAACAGTTATTgcgctgacattgcttccagaggcagtttggaactcagtagtgttGCAACCTAGGACAGAGGATTTTTACACACTTCAGTGGTCCCGTtccgtgagcttgtgtggcctacgacTTCGTGGCTGAGTCGCTGTTGCTCCtatacgtttccacttcacaataacagcatttataGTTGACctgggaagctctagcagggtagacaTTTGatcaactgacttgttggaaaggtggcatcctatgacggtgccacgttaagtcactgagctgttcagtaaggcgattctactgacaatgtttgtctatggagaacgCATGGCTGTGTgcccgattttatacacctgtcagcaactgttATGTCCGAAATCCACAaattaaggggtgtccacatagttGTTTATATAGTGTAGTCACATGAGAACTAGcagggtaaaaaaaaatacattgaccAGATTTGATACAAGACAGCTTATTTCTTGCATGACGTCGCTAGTTGTGTTGGCATGTGATCAGCTCACCTTTTGCTTTcatcaaacaaaaacaatacTTCCAATCAACATTTTGGGTTGATGAATACACACATTTTATTTAAAATCACATACCATGTAAAAGATTACAAACCAAAAATCGTTACAGAAAGTAAAGGTTATTATAATGATAGTAAAATTGAGCTCAACAGATGACAATGACAGTCAGCTGGTAAGAAATATAAAAACAATAACATTTAAAACTTCAAATGTTTTGCAGGAGACAGCCAGCAAACCACCTAGCAACCATGGCTCTTCTCTTACTGTCTTAGTAATCACACAATAGAATTTACAACCATAggaaaacaaagaaaaaaacagtTAAACTAAAATCAAAAACATCAGTCCTCTTCACCAGTAGTGTTTAAGAATCCAACCCCTCTCTTAAAACACATGCACATATTATGAAACAGACTAGCATTTCAGATGAATAATCAGCAACTGAACACTATGAACATTGCTTCGCTTTTGAAACACAAATGAAAATGTTGTCTACTAACCTTTTTGATCAGAGGCCATGGAGCATGGTGTTAATCACTTTGGAGGAGCCTAGAACTCAACACACAAAGCTGCTgcagagagaggaaaacaaccaCTGATCTGATCAAAACAACTGTTGATTAGCTGATAAGAGGCTGCTACCTGATTCAGTTAAATGCATGTCTCTGAAAATAATAAGTCTCCATCTTTCAACACGGCTGCATCACATACTGTCTGCAGGCATGAGGACGTTCAAACATCCCAACAATTCACACAAAACAACAATTCAAAGCTCAACTAACAAGTTGTATGGGGAAAGACTGCTCCTAAGGCCCACCAGTAAATTTTGACTAACTAATTTTCAGGGGGTAATTTATCTTTAAAAGTCTAATATAATGAGAGTGTCTCCTTGCCTTGAGACAGTTGTTTGCAGGGGTTGGTTTTAATCTGTTTCAGAGTCCTATGTTAGCTGAGAATGTTAGCTACAGTGCAGAGGTTCATGATTAGTTGAGCTCACACTTCAGTACACTGGCCGTCAGGCCTTCGCGACCTCACACTGCTGCTGGAGGCCTCAGCCCCAGGGGGGGACCTGTCCTCTGGGCTCTCCCCCAAATGCAGTCTCTGCTCCCGGGGCTCCACTGCCTCCCCATCCCCCTCATCCTCATCGCTCCAGTCCCCAGACCCATCCACAGAGGTGTTAGGACCAGATGACATGGAGGGTGTGGCAGTggcctcctcttccccctcctctccctccccaacTTCAGCCCTCTCCGGCGCATCTGTGGGGCTGATGTGGAGCAGGGCCAGGGTGTCTTCCAGGGAGGGGCTGGTGGGGCTGCCAGGCTGGCCCCCCAGAGAGGTGGGAGGCCTGGCAGGAGCAGACAGGACTGTGGAGGTAGCTGGAGCTGCTGCAGCCTGCTGCACTGAGGCTGCTGAAGTATCAGCCCCGTCTGCAGAGTTCCCTCTCCCTGCCGCAGCGGACCCCTGCGTGCCACCCTCGGTGTCCAGGCGGAGGCCCGCCACCCCTTTCTTGGGGATGTCCACAATGTCCCGTTTTATCTTGCGGCGGCGGCCGTGCTCATTGCGCCGGTACTGCACCATGTTCTCCAGGTCGGCCACGTACAGGAACCCGGCTATCAGCATCTCAGCTGTCTTCTTGCCCTTGGAGAAAGCGTCCTCCAGCTCACGGCTGGTCCTCTCGTCATACTGCCACCAGCCATTTCTCCCCTCATAGTACCAGGCGTTGTCCCCTGCGGCGGCCCGCCCTCCGGTCTTAAGCTCTTCGGGGGACAGCAGAGTGGGGTGCTCCAGGAAGTCCTCGGGAACCTCCTGTCTACAGAGAGCACAGCGCTTGCTCTGCCAGGACGCCCCTTTCACACACAGGAAGCAGAAGACATGGCGGCAGGGTAGCTGGACAGGGTGGACACAGCTCTGCAGGCAGATGGCACACTCTGGGACAGGCAGGGCAGGTGATGAGCCACTGGAACCAGAGCAGGCAGAGTCACCACTCCCCTTCTTACTGGATGGGAGCGAGCTCACAGAGTGGTCAACCTCACCACAGCTAGCCATCCTTAGGAAGTactttggggaggggggggggggggggagaccgtTATTGACACAAAAGGATGTTAATGTGAGCTACTAGCATCACAGTTGTCAAATTAAATCAACCAATACACTGAACAAGTTAAAGCAGTTTATTTAGATACACACAGGACAGGCAGAGATTCTGTAGTAGCTACTTACTGTAATATCTGCTAATGTTGCCGCTGTAGCATTAGGCTTATTGGTGGTTCTTCAAATGTCTCACTGCCAAAAGGAAACAAAGGTTATAGCAcagatttatgtttttttttgagACGAACTTCCGATTCCGGGAAACACAGTAAACAATACGGGAATGATGATATCAATAGTCAATTATCCAAAAACAATTGAAACACTATTTTCAACTAAACCATGAAAAGAAGACTGGAACAGGGTCCCGATACCCTAGCTAGTTAACAATGACAGGGGGCAAGTTTAGCTAGGTAAAATGAAAaatgtgggtatatgctcctaaaaaccaatgaggagatgggagaggcaggacttgagCTTCATAAATAGAACCAATTATTATATTTTAGCACCTGTCCACGCAGACCTGCGCGAGCAGTGTGGATGAAATGATTTAATAACATGTCTACATTTATTTTACAAcacgagcagtgtggtcagtatGTGAGCTAGCGACCTGACAATACCTGTATCGCGATACTCGTTAgaatcgtggcaaggaaacaaaacgaAGGAACTTTCACTTATtttggaaaacagccctaatgttgaaAACAAAACATTATGTTGTCATCTAGTGACACATTTATTTATTATCCAGTGTAATATTTATTTTCTAAGCTACAGTTAACCCAATTTATATACAGCTTGTTAGTAAAGGACCAAAAAGTTGAGTTTACTTCATGTTCATTTTTCACATAGAAAAAATATCGTGATATAGTCCTACCAAAAACGAAGATAGCTAGCGAACAGTAGGTGTTTTGTTCTTCGAGGGTAAGCAATCGTCAgcaaggtagctagctaacgttggctaatCTCCGAGCTCGACAGCATTCTCCTTTTACATAACATTAACGTAGCTAGCTACGGCCATTATATTTTGATATATTCGGTGTTGTTATTCGCATTGAAACGGCGACAAACTGACGTTAACTAGACTGCTAACTTTGATTTGAACTAACGTTACCCACCCCCAGGGGGAATCAAAACAATGAGACCTGTTGTATCCAAGTTTCTAGGATTgacaacatagctagctaacgttagcctgccgTCTCAGTCGAGAAAGAAAGACAGCGCTAGTCACTTCTCTCTCTTAGCCGATACTGTCATTTCGCATGTTAGATTTATCGGTCATTGTGTGCCTCTTGTATGGTTAAATATTACATTGATTATAAATCATACACATGTAACTAAATTAGCTGCATGGCGAGAAATGTTATGTTAAACTCACCCGTCTGATTTCCTCCACAAAAAGCAACGTAGTAAGTTTAGCCTGTTAACGTATGACGACTACGTTTATTGAACGTAATCACGCACAGCACACGCACATTACAATTTTCTCGAATCAGCGGAGAAGTGCAAAATGAAGAAATTGCAGACCGCAATTCGGGGCGTTTCTTAATGTGGGCTTTCCTTGATATTAGAAAACGCCCATTGGTGTAAAACATTGGTCAGTccacatatttaaaaaaaaaactttatttaactaggcaagtcagttaagaacaaattcttatatataatgacagcctaccccagccaaaatggtggtcacaccagatgctggctggttttctgatccacccccccccccccccaaaaaaggtacCTGTGAACAACAGATGTagatctgtatttccagtcatgtgaaatcaatagattagggcctaattaatttatttcaattgattgatttccttatatgaactgtaaagaATCTTTGAAATtggtgcatttatatttttgttcagtgtagttacacACACAGCACTTTTACcatacaatgttttcaacttGCATTATTGATACACGTTGACTTATATGATCAGACTGTGCATGTTAATTTATGTATACCTTATGATccaacatgtcctcacctgggaaTTGAACTCACAACTTCTTGGTTCATAATATTCAGATTTTCCGGCTATGCGACCATGTCTGTGTCAATTATCATCAATTAATctgattgatttgatttacttattTAAGCAATTTTAGATTTTTCTGTGTCTAATGTTGGTGGTGCttatggctcccgagtggcgcagcaaaATAAAACACAGAGCAACACACCAAGAAGTATTTTTAGCGGCAAGAAGCCATTGGTTCATTGTCTTCTTTAGCTCCATGAATGCGAGAAGTTGAATGCTCCATATAAATTACATTCAAAAAAGTGAGGATCGATTGACGGATAGAGAGTGTGGAGGCTTCCATCGTGCTGCAATCATTTTTTTTGCAGGCGTTAGGCCAGCGAGAAGAATGCACTTCTGACATAGAGATAAATGAAAAACAGATACATTCTTTCAAGTAAAACAAAAGGAGATGCAGGAATATTTTCTGACAACAGTGGCCAAATTCAAAGCTATTTAATCCAAGAATATAGATAACAGACGGCAATCCCAAACTATGTGTATAAAGGCACCAGGTTCATTAAGATGGCACAATGTACAGGAAGCatcattaaaatgttttatatgatAGAGTTTACGAGGAGTTTGATAAATGCTGTGTACAAAAGTATAATGGATCCGTTGGTGATCAGGATACCGAGACGATTGTTGAATATTAGACTACACCGGGTCCCAAATAAAACATTGATCCAAACCCGGAAGGTCTCTATTCCACTGAGTATAGAGAGGAAGAGGTTTATAAGAAGTTGACAgtaaataaattatacattttgGCAACCCTTTGTTTCGATCttaaacaaaaaaaaaatggCATAGGATGTAGCGTCAAAGCTGACTGCCAAGGAACACCATGAGCCCTAACGGCAGACCTACATTGtagataaaataaaaatgatgacCCAGATAGATTAAAACTATCTTTAGGATCTTGGCATGAACAAAGGCAGTCATCCCATAAAATACTGTCGAATCCATTAACGACACAGACATGGTGTCGTGGCAGGAAGTTTGGAATGCtatgaaccaagaggttgtgagttcaaatcccaggtgaatACTAATTACTGTAGAAATTAACATGCACAATGCAATCATCTATGTCAAATATGTTATTGACACAGACGTGGTGGCATAGCAGGAAAATTGGTATGCTGTGAATcaagaggttgtgagtttgaATACCAATTACTGTttaaatgaacatgcacaatgtaatcagCTGTCAGATATATACATTAAAAACACTGTGCCTGTAGTTATTTCCACAGCCTCTTTCTGTTGGTAAAATAATATTTTTCTAGTTCACACATATGAGACAAAATTGAGGAAACACATTATAAGTTGACTGAATTTTTGCCTAAGTTTTCTCATGTTGGAAAATGATAAATGAAAAGTTGAGTaaaccaacaaacaaaaaaaggctgtggaaccagttacttaACAATATTTAGTTACAGTGTACCCAGCCCTTGAGTTCTCAATTGAATGTATGGACAACAGCTGGATAAATGACTACAATCCCAACACTCTGTTTTAATGTTTAGAAACGTTATTAATCCTTCTAGCAATACGGTTTTATAAACCTTTGGTAACTTAATTTTCATGTAAGCGAGAAAGATTCTttcaattgtattattattacatACAAAAGATACACTTACTGTGAGCAGTTTTGCAAAGTTGCAACTGGCTGTTTTCACACCACCTCCGTTACCACACATCCTCTCACCTCGCGCTCTCATTTCCATTGGTCCATTCCATTCCACATTTCCGAATGGATCGCATGTATTTCTCAAAATACAACTGGGTGCAACTGTCCTAAACTGAGTACAGTAAGTGTATCTTTTGGATATAATAAAATATTTCTCTATTTATATGAAAATTAAATTCCAAATGTTTCCGAAACGGTATTTGCGTTTAGACAGAGCATTTGTCCAGGGTCGGAGCGTCGGGCCATTCCCCACACAAGGCTAAACGGGACACACTAATGGCTCAGTGTAATGTAATGGAATTGTAGTGATGAATAAGGGTAAGTAAGGTTGTGGTGGGTTTGATTCAGCATGTCACTGACAGTTCTTTGACTGTCTATGACCATCTATTTAATGCAATTTATGTGAAGGCCTATATAAACTTACAAACAACTGTGTTGAGGATGGATATATTTTCAAAAGACTTGCAAAAACTAAGCAACAGTGAATCTGAAATGAGAAAGGCAGGTCCACAGAGAGTGTTTATTGAGTAGTTGACAAATAATAAAGGCGATTTCATGCCAGCGTGTCCCGAAAATATACAATCTCCGATTGTTCTAGCTTCATATGTGAGTAAAGATGTTTGATATGTTTTTTAGATTTGTAATCACAAACAATTTTGGGGGGATGAAAGTGTCCAATTCGTCCCTTTTAGACCTATAGATGTcccctgtaagaccctatgatccATGAACTGTACATGATAAAGACAACATCGTGGTGTCATTATACTCCTTATCGAGTGCTCTAAAATATGGAGTGTGTCTTGATtctgaaatatatatttatttttaggaATTGTCCAATTTTATAATGATTTTCCCCCAAATGGTTTCTGATACAAATTAAAAaatgtgagaattgccagaacaatctgagataccgAAAACATTGCCCAAAGATAACAAATGAAAAACAAAGACAAGTACAAACCCATTATAGTTTATTTGACATACAGATGCTTTTGATTTCTGCTCAGGTGGCTTTAGTGAAAGCACAAATCCCGCTTACACAGATAGGCAAACTAGCACTTTGTCCAGGACGCTTCTGAACACACATGACCAATAATAGGTTGTGAGGAAAACACTGGGGTCCGTCCTCATTCTGTCACAAAATCAATTCAGTCGGTTTGTCTCATGTTTACTATACATCTGGACGCAGTAACCACATCTGACTGTCTGTCTTTTTGTTACTGATATCCCATGATAATTTACTcagcaaaaaacaacaaacaaaaacaaaaagacatttaaacaacaacaacaattctACATAATGTCACAAATTAAACCTACATTGAAACCAAGACGCAAAGGTTGTTTTTAACTGGGCGGGAGCCTTTTAAATAACTGATTCAACAAGCATTTACATTGTCCCGACTCCCAATGACAAACACAtcatcatccccatactgttcaatgtctcactcctctcctctctgtacaGTCCCATCCAATCACAAGAGCAGTTTTGTACATTCCCGTCCAATCATCAGCAGTCTTGGTtctctctggtctggtgaaactagaggacaggacaggaagggGGAGGCGACCCCTCAgtggtgtgtggtggaggggggtaggtaggtaggtatgtagggGAGAAGTCCTTAGAGTCTGTAGTGGCCCGATCGAGTGACCCCATCTCTCTtgtgcatatacagtatatatttaaatAATACAAGTAGCAGCAGCACCCCTTCAGCAAGGAGTTGAGGGGGCGAGGGGGACAAAGAGGGGGTGGAGTGAGAGGGCTCCTCCAGGCTCTGTTACTGTTCAGGACCTCCTCCCTCAGGTGAGACAACAGGGTCTCTGTTTTGGCCTCTCCGGCGTCTTTGCtctgtcttgttcctgttctcagAGTCCTCCCGGtcacctgcctcccccctctccctctctctgtccttcttccTCTCCCGCCGGCCTTCCCCCTGGCTGTCCTTGTCCCGGCGGTTGTCCCGATTTCTCCTTTCGCCCCGCCGctcacccttcctccccttgCCTTGCCCTAGAGATGGaaaaaaacacagaacagaaaacacTTGTTAGTCAACAGCTCAATCTCTCTTTATAATGATTTCTGTTGTATTTTCAAGTGATCTACATGATTTTACACAGAGAGCTGGTTGAGGGT harbors:
- the LOC109901871 gene encoding E3 ubiquitin-protein ligase rnf146; the encoded protein is MASCGEVDHSVSSLPSSKKGSGDSACSGSSGSSPALPVPECAICLQSCVHPVQLPCRHVFCFLCVKGASWQSKRCALCRQEVPEDFLEHPTLLSPEELKTGGRAAAGDNAWYYEGRNGWWQYDERTSRELEDAFSKGKKTAEMLIAGFLYVADLENMVQYRRNEHGRRRKIKRDIVDIPKKGVAGLRLDTEGGTQGSAAAGRGNSADGADTSAASVQQAAAAPATSTVLSAPARPPTSLGGQPGSPTSPSLEDTLALLHISPTDAPERAEVGEGEEGEEEATATPSMSSGPNTSVDGSGDWSDEDEGDGEAVEPREQRLHLGESPEDRSPPGAEASSSSVRSRRPDGQCTEV